From Gordonia crocea, the proteins below share one genomic window:
- a CDS encoding FAD-dependent oxidoreductase, whose product MAFVITQSCCSDAGCVSVCPVNCIHPTPEERGFGSSDILHIDPEACIDCGACADACPVNAIFPADRLGAKDKVFIEINAGYYKDNPDISSGWSDVVYPEIPRLPAGLRVAVVGTGPSGGYALRTLLNRTRAHVTVIDKLPTPGGLVRAGVAPDHPSTRDVMRTFDLLHRDPHVTMATNVEIGDDVDHGQITPAELAEHFDAVFYAVGASQSRRLGIAGEDLPGSIAASDLVAWYNAVPGADGPSIPNDGTGRAVVVGTGNVALDIARILVSPPDLLARTDIADRALGLLRSQNVHEVVVLGRRGQRDAAYTEAEYRALSTIEGVEIVVHDEADGPLPDLSGPADPSRRRIVFLFHTTPQSAVGEDRLESVTVATGGREHRIAADLLVRSIGYRAVRIPGLPFDEERGHFPNADGRVVDEAGNVVPGAYVLGWAGRGPSGGIGANKQHAIETVERFIDDVANERIRRPATEPEAFDELLRKRNRKVVGYRGMRKIDRREQAAGEREGRPRVKFTEISDMLAVAGRRRR is encoded by the coding sequence ATGGCCTTCGTCATCACCCAGTCGTGTTGCAGTGATGCCGGCTGCGTCTCGGTGTGCCCGGTCAACTGCATCCATCCGACGCCCGAGGAGCGCGGGTTCGGCTCGTCGGACATTCTGCACATCGACCCCGAGGCGTGCATCGACTGCGGCGCTTGCGCCGATGCCTGCCCGGTGAACGCGATCTTCCCGGCCGATCGGCTCGGCGCGAAGGACAAGGTCTTCATCGAGATCAACGCCGGCTACTACAAGGACAACCCCGACATCTCCTCGGGCTGGTCCGACGTGGTGTACCCGGAGATCCCTCGGTTGCCCGCCGGCTTGCGCGTCGCCGTCGTCGGCACCGGCCCGTCGGGCGGCTACGCCTTGCGCACGTTGCTTAACCGCACCCGGGCGCACGTCACCGTCATCGACAAGCTGCCGACGCCGGGCGGGTTGGTCCGCGCCGGCGTCGCCCCCGACCACCCGTCGACGCGCGACGTCATGCGCACCTTCGACCTGCTGCACCGCGACCCGCACGTCACCATGGCGACCAACGTCGAGATCGGCGACGACGTGGACCACGGCCAGATCACTCCCGCCGAGCTGGCCGAGCACTTCGACGCGGTGTTCTACGCGGTCGGGGCGTCGCAATCGCGGCGCCTCGGGATCGCCGGGGAGGACTTGCCCGGCTCGATCGCGGCCAGCGATTTGGTCGCCTGGTACAACGCCGTCCCCGGGGCCGACGGACCGTCGATTCCCAACGACGGGACCGGGCGTGCCGTCGTCGTCGGGACCGGCAACGTCGCGCTCGACATCGCGCGCATCCTCGTCTCACCGCCAGATCTCTTGGCTCGCACCGACATTGCCGACCGAGCATTGGGTTTGCTGCGCAGTCAGAATGTTCACGAGGTGGTGGTCCTCGGCCGCCGCGGCCAACGCGATGCCGCCTACACCGAGGCCGAGTACCGCGCGCTGTCGACGATCGAAGGCGTCGAGATCGTCGTCCACGACGAGGCCGACGGGCCGCTTCCCGACCTGAGTGGTCCGGCCGACCCGAGTCGGCGTCGCATCGTTTTCCTCTTCCACACCACCCCGCAGTCCGCGGTCGGCGAGGACCGGCTGGAATCGGTGACCGTCGCCACCGGCGGCCGCGAGCACCGGATTGCCGCGGATCTGTTGGTGCGCTCCATCGGCTACCGCGCCGTGCGCATCCCAGGGCTGCCCTTCGACGAGGAGCGCGGCCACTTCCCCAACGCCGACGGCAGAGTCGTCGACGAGGCCGGCAACGTCGTGCCCGGTGCCTACGTCTTGGGCTGGGCCGGGCGCGGCCCGTCGGGCGGTATCGGCGCGAACAAGCAGCATGCGATCGAGACCGTCGAGCGGTTCATCGACGATGTGGCCAACGAACGGATCCGCCGACCCGCGACTGAGCCTGAGGCCTTCGACGAGCTGCTGCGCAAGCGCAACCGCAAGGTCGTCGGCTATCGCGGCATGCGCAAGATCGATCGTCGGGAGCAGGCTGCCGGCGAGCGCGAGGGCCGACCTCGCGTGAAGTTCACCGAGATCAGCGACATGCTCGCGGTGGCCGGGCGTCGCCGCCGATGA
- a CDS encoding AurF N-oxygenase family protein — translation MSSAIQYNNDSADVEGNVISLNDQGVEEVSDRLLASAARLSRNAMTEIDWSLPMEPDKHGCSPEWSSLYGTDYWNELTDEQRVSLTRHEFASIMCIGIWFEMVLQELVLRDQYLGEYHSTEFQFALVEVADECRHSLMFSKASEKMVGKSYRPNKLVGRLGKVFKYVAKNEVAYAGILVAEEVLDVFQRGCMRDDRVLPFIRTVNEIHVLEEARHMKYAREQVRESMQGVGWFRRKLSALVVSMGAYMIVANLVRPQAYADAGLDKGRAYGEAAHNEHFHSMIRSSCTHLMEFLDEVGLLTKPALRYYRRAHMI, via the coding sequence ATGAGTTCAGCGATCCAGTACAACAACGACTCCGCCGACGTCGAGGGCAACGTGATCAGCCTGAACGACCAGGGCGTCGAGGAGGTGTCCGACCGACTCCTCGCCTCGGCAGCACGCCTGTCGCGCAATGCCATGACCGAGATCGACTGGTCGCTGCCGATGGAACCGGATAAGCACGGTTGCAGTCCGGAGTGGTCGTCGCTGTACGGCACGGACTACTGGAACGAGCTCACCGACGAGCAGCGCGTCAGCCTGACCCGCCACGAGTTCGCGTCGATCATGTGCATCGGCATCTGGTTTGAGATGGTCCTGCAGGAACTGGTCCTGCGCGATCAGTACCTGGGTGAGTACCACAGCACCGAGTTCCAGTTCGCCCTCGTCGAGGTCGCCGACGAGTGCCGCCACTCGCTGATGTTCTCCAAGGCGTCGGAGAAGATGGTCGGCAAGTCGTACCGGCCGAACAAGCTCGTCGGGCGCCTGGGCAAGGTCTTCAAATACGTCGCGAAGAACGAGGTGGCCTACGCCGGCATCCTCGTCGCCGAAGAGGTGCTCGACGTCTTCCAGCGCGGCTGCATGCGCGACGACCGCGTGCTCCCGTTCATCCGGACCGTCAACGAGATCCACGTCCTCGAGGAAGCGCGCCACATGAAGTACGCGCGCGAGCAGGTGCGTGAGTCGATGCAAGGTGTCGGCTGGTTCCGCCGCAAGCTCAGCGCGTTGGTCGTCTCGATGGGCGCGTACATGATCGTCGCGAACCTGGTCCGCCCGCAGGCCTACGCCGACGCCGGCCTGGACAAAGGCCGCGCCTACGGCGAGGCCGCCCACAACGAGCACTTCCACTCGATGATCCGCAGCAGCTGCACCCACCTGATGGAGTTCCTCGACGAAGTCGGCCTCCTCACCAAGCCGGCTTTGCGGTACTACCGCAGGGCCCACATGATCTAA
- a CDS encoding TetR/AcrR family transcriptional regulator: MKTTAVGDHNGRAEHLGPERRRPQVLDTALQIAAESSVGEVTMGAIAQRLGVSRPVVYACYPDRGELLSALLERETASLTGRLMAILPPRKTSTVEQMFVDGFCSLFTDVGRQRSSWQIILAEDPDPVLARAIAKGRALITTQAAEVMRPLFERWQVADSEKTLPVLTEVFIGICETGVRMMIRPDTTWEPADLAEIVGPAAYRALRARG; this comes from the coding sequence TTGAAGACGACCGCCGTCGGCGACCACAACGGCAGAGCCGAGCACCTGGGACCGGAACGACGCCGGCCCCAGGTGCTCGACACCGCGCTGCAGATCGCGGCCGAAAGCTCTGTCGGTGAGGTGACGATGGGTGCGATCGCCCAACGACTCGGAGTGAGCCGCCCGGTCGTCTACGCCTGCTATCCCGACCGCGGCGAGTTGCTGTCGGCCCTGCTGGAACGCGAGACCGCGTCGCTGACCGGCCGGCTGATGGCGATCTTGCCGCCGCGAAAGACAAGCACCGTGGAGCAGATGTTCGTCGACGGGTTCTGCTCGTTGTTCACCGACGTCGGCCGGCAGCGGTCGTCGTGGCAGATCATTCTCGCCGAGGATCCCGACCCCGTTCTGGCTCGGGCCATCGCCAAAGGCCGCGCACTGATCACCACCCAGGCCGCCGAAGTCATGCGGCCGTTGTTCGAGCGTTGGCAGGTTGCCGACAGCGAAAAGACGCTGCCCGTGCTGACCGAGGTCTTCATCGGCATCTGCGAGACCGGGGTCCGCATGATGATCCGCCCCGACACGACGTGGGAGCCAGCAGACTTGGCCGAGATCGTCGGCCCCGCCGCCTACCGGGCTCTCCGGGCACGAGGCTGA
- a CDS encoding oxygenase MpaB family protein codes for MNKLRDWLTIQPIVPAEDYGFFGPGSVTWKVWSYPTSLTIGFQRAVVIEELDPNLIAAVDKTSDIYKRPRTRYDRTLRYFAMVAFDDSRATTHAADVLVKIHSKAIGTDPVIGGTYDANDPASQLWIHLTAWHSILVAYEKYGPGKLSPAEEAQYWEECAVAAELQTCNPADVPRDREGVQAYFEAMRPHLVGSDIAKRAMNHLLQAEVMLPTMPLLLRPATRFITWFLRRGTLATMPRWMREMADLPTGRFLDAVALPFLSAAFTLVSLSSYLELILLRLLSPASVPVAARVLRAVPPTNPVTTTPREAQRRFGLANPRDAHVELRQRQYRRVFGEHASPSDEGLLESQSILGAIQ; via the coding sequence ATGAACAAGTTACGAGACTGGCTTACGATCCAGCCCATCGTGCCTGCCGAGGACTACGGGTTCTTCGGGCCCGGATCAGTGACCTGGAAAGTGTGGAGCTATCCAACGTCGCTGACCATCGGCTTCCAGCGCGCGGTGGTTATCGAAGAGCTCGACCCCAACCTGATCGCCGCTGTGGACAAGACCTCCGACATCTACAAGCGGCCGCGCACACGCTACGACCGCACGCTGCGCTACTTCGCGATGGTCGCTTTCGACGACAGTCGTGCCACCACCCATGCCGCGGATGTCCTGGTCAAGATCCACTCGAAGGCGATTGGCACCGACCCGGTGATCGGTGGGACCTATGACGCCAACGATCCGGCGTCGCAGCTGTGGATCCACTTGACGGCCTGGCACTCCATCCTCGTCGCCTACGAGAAGTACGGCCCCGGCAAGCTCAGTCCGGCCGAAGAGGCGCAGTACTGGGAAGAGTGCGCCGTGGCCGCCGAGTTGCAGACCTGCAATCCGGCCGATGTGCCACGAGACCGAGAAGGCGTCCAAGCGTACTTCGAAGCGATGCGCCCGCACCTCGTCGGTTCCGATATCGCCAAGCGGGCGATGAACCACCTCTTGCAGGCCGAGGTCATGTTGCCGACGATGCCGCTGCTGCTCCGTCCGGCGACACGCTTCATCACCTGGTTCCTGCGTCGGGGCACCCTTGCGACGATGCCCAGGTGGATGCGCGAGATGGCCGACCTGCCGACCGGACGGTTCCTTGATGCCGTGGCGCTGCCGTTCCTCAGCGCGGCGTTCACGCTCGTCAGCTTGAGCTCGTACCTCGAGTTGATCCTGCTCCGACTCCTCTCGCCGGCGTCGGTTCCCGTGGCCGCGCGTGTGCTTCGGGCCGTGCCGCCGACGAATCCGGTGACGACCACCCCGCGCGAGGCCCAACGCCGATTCGGTTTGGCCAACCCGCGCGACGCACACGTGGAATTGCGCCAACGGCAGTACCGTCGGGTGTTCGGCGAGCACGCCTCGCCCAGCGACGAGGGTTTGCTCGAATCCCAGTCGATCCTGGGGGCGATCCAATGA
- a CDS encoding helix-turn-helix transcriptional regulator encodes MEHRIAWQGDVVDNGDAAHYSGVFGSTRVHRHYAVQLIECPTRFAIVVDEQPHDGVAVILLDTNVPHAIRSSGIGNFSYFAPHSERGRQLRAFLDGRGAVVLDGPPSAIPVVGDAGDRHQLAVAIVTWVGAQIASNPLTPLRTADVSSQFHLSESAILRVLRDELAVTFSSVVKWERLCVALRLIVEGESVTEAAAGGGFFDGPHFTRVCNEMLGLPPKLLDVGLVRPG; translated from the coding sequence GTGGAACATCGGATTGCGTGGCAGGGCGACGTCGTCGACAACGGTGACGCGGCGCATTACTCCGGCGTTTTCGGGTCCACCCGCGTGCACCGCCACTACGCCGTCCAACTGATCGAGTGCCCGACGCGGTTCGCCATCGTCGTCGATGAGCAGCCTCACGACGGGGTGGCGGTGATCCTGCTCGACACCAACGTGCCCCATGCGATCAGGTCGTCGGGGATCGGCAACTTCTCCTATTTCGCGCCACACTCTGAGCGGGGCCGGCAATTGCGGGCGTTCCTCGACGGTCGTGGGGCGGTGGTGTTGGACGGTCCGCCGTCGGCCATCCCCGTCGTGGGCGACGCCGGCGATCGCCATCAGCTGGCGGTGGCCATCGTTACCTGGGTGGGTGCCCAGATCGCGTCGAACCCGTTGACTCCCTTGCGAACCGCCGACGTTTCGTCGCAATTCCACCTCTCGGAGAGCGCGATCTTGCGGGTCCTGCGTGACGAGCTCGCGGTCACCTTCTCGTCGGTGGTCAAGTGGGAACGGCTGTGCGTGGCCCTGCGGCTGATCGTCGAGGGGGAGTCGGTCACCGAAGCCGCCGCCGGTGGTGGATTCTTCGATGGGCCGCACTTCACCCGGGTCTGCAACGAGATGCTCGGTCTGCCGCCGAAGCTTCTCGACGTCGGGTTGGTCCGGCCGGGCTGA
- a CDS encoding MMPL family transporter has translation MPASDAARSGTEQLIAQFPGLAQNTVPIVVPDGAPPAVLTSLAHRVAQTSDVDSVRWAGGDVTRAATTAPTPLDGVLFANSNGADWLRVTLAVDAESPRAATAVRVIRSVIADDPALAGKVLVGGATANLIDVKEGIASRLPLAIGAIVLATAVLLFLLTGSVVLPIVGVVLSVLSLGATFGALVFVFQNGHLRGLLGGFTAFGAINVTAPILLFCIAYGLSMDYQMFILARIAEERAAGRGSEDALQVGLGATRRVIAAAANLISVVLAAMAVSGLTYLKILGVGLVTAILVDAFIVRLFLLPNVVRILGDAAWYRPTFLDPVYRRLRLAH, from the coding sequence CTGCCCGCCTCCGACGCCGCCCGAAGCGGTACCGAACAGCTGATCGCCCAGTTCCCGGGACTGGCGCAGAACACGGTGCCGATCGTCGTTCCCGACGGCGCGCCCCCCGCCGTGCTCACCTCGCTTGCGCATCGCGTCGCCCAGACCTCCGACGTCGACTCCGTGCGATGGGCCGGCGGCGACGTGACGAGGGCGGCGACCACTGCGCCGACACCGCTCGACGGGGTGTTGTTCGCCAATAGCAACGGTGCTGATTGGTTGCGGGTAACCCTTGCCGTCGACGCCGAATCCCCCCGTGCGGCAACGGCTGTGCGCGTCATCAGGTCGGTCATTGCCGACGATCCCGCACTGGCCGGGAAGGTGCTTGTCGGTGGGGCAACCGCCAACCTGATCGACGTCAAGGAAGGCATCGCGAGTCGACTGCCGTTGGCGATCGGGGCGATCGTTCTCGCCACCGCCGTGCTCCTATTCCTGCTCACCGGGTCGGTTGTGCTGCCGATCGTGGGGGTGGTGCTGTCGGTGCTGTCGCTGGGGGCGACATTCGGAGCGTTGGTGTTCGTCTTCCAAAACGGCCATCTGCGCGGACTGCTCGGTGGGTTCACCGCTTTCGGTGCCATCAATGTGACCGCGCCGATCCTGCTCTTCTGCATCGCCTACGGGCTGTCGATGGACTATCAGATGTTCATCCTCGCCCGCATCGCCGAGGAGCGGGCTGCCGGGCGCGGCAGTGAGGATGCCTTGCAGGTCGGGTTGGGTGCCACCCGCCGGGTCATCGCCGCCGCCGCCAATTTGATCTCCGTCGTCCTCGCGGCGATGGCCGTGTCCGGGCTGACCTATCTCAAAATTCTCGGCGTCGGATTGGTCACCGCCATCCTTGTCGACGCCTTCATCGTCCGACTGTTCCTGTTGCCCAATGTCGTGCGGATCCTCGGGGATGCGGCCTGGTATCGGCCGACCTTCCTTGACCCGGTCTACCGTCGTCTTCGGCTCGCTCATTGA
- a CDS encoding HNH endonuclease signature motif containing protein: MNHDELATFVTELADDLAPTAVASGNGVGALLASAEAIADDKAVLGVMVTAVRMGNIASYLLAAATARAEAIGIPVRNRLKNGRDLLRELPLAPATVNRVARLAQHLDDLPNVVREVRDGDLGIEHADAVIRGLDHIATRMGADGFTEVRDKTATMLLAHARIDQPAQVMEKARELGHELAPLDPPSIPPADNPSLNQASISRTGEGRVTLEADLDQLSGEKLHTALDALAKPIPAPDGSPDPRPRAQRTADALVTMITAYLASRNRPTVGGVVPHITMTVPLPVLVGSGGEGDSRVARLGFTGSVSAETAREIACGSTEVTALLTSDSVPLDAKRTQRFVTGTLRKALEARDGGCQFPGCGRPPAWCEGHHIQHWADGGETNLKNTVLLCSLHHHTYVHGKGWNIQIGFDGHPWFQPPEGGEPIRCHNRRTLTLVNHAAA; this comes from the coding sequence ATGAACCACGACGAACTCGCCACATTCGTCACCGAACTGGCCGACGATTTGGCACCGACTGCGGTCGCATCCGGGAACGGCGTGGGTGCCTTGTTGGCGTCAGCGGAGGCGATCGCCGACGACAAGGCCGTGTTGGGGGTGATGGTCACCGCGGTGCGCATGGGCAATATCGCCTCCTATCTGTTGGCTGCCGCGACCGCCCGGGCCGAGGCCATCGGTATCCCGGTTCGGAATCGGTTGAAGAACGGGCGAGACCTGTTGCGGGAGTTGCCGTTGGCGCCGGCCACCGTCAACCGGGTCGCCCGGTTGGCCCAGCACTTGGATGATCTGCCGAACGTGGTGCGCGAGGTCCGTGACGGTGACTTGGGTATCGAGCATGCGGATGCGGTGATCCGCGGTCTCGACCACATCGCCACCCGCATGGGGGCTGACGGATTCACCGAGGTGCGCGACAAGACTGCGACGATGTTGTTGGCGCACGCGCGGATCGATCAACCCGCCCAAGTCATGGAGAAGGCCCGCGAACTGGGCCACGAGTTGGCGCCGTTGGATCCGCCATCCATTCCGCCGGCGGACAACCCGTCACTCAACCAAGCATCAATCAGCCGCACTGGCGAGGGTCGCGTGACGCTGGAAGCTGATCTGGACCAGCTGTCCGGCGAAAAGCTCCACACCGCGTTGGATGCGCTCGCGAAACCCATCCCCGCGCCCGATGGCTCCCCCGATCCGCGTCCCCGGGCCCAACGCACCGCCGACGCCCTGGTCACCATGATCACCGCATACCTGGCCTCACGGAACCGTCCGACCGTGGGCGGGGTCGTCCCGCACATCACCATGACCGTGCCCTTGCCTGTCCTGGTCGGTAGCGGTGGTGAAGGAGATTCGCGAGTCGCGCGGTTGGGGTTCACCGGCTCGGTCTCAGCCGAGACGGCACGGGAAATCGCCTGCGGCAGCACCGAAGTGACCGCGCTCCTCACCTCCGACTCGGTGCCGCTGGACGCCAAACGCACCCAGCGATTCGTCACCGGCACCCTGCGCAAAGCACTCGAGGCCCGTGACGGTGGATGCCAATTCCCCGGCTGCGGCAGACCACCAGCCTGGTGTGAAGGTCACCATATTCAGCACTGGGCGGATGGCGGCGAGACGAACCTCAAGAACACGGTTCTGCTCTGTTCGTTGCATCACCACACGTATGTCCACGGTAAAGGCTGGAACATCCAGATCGGCTTCGACGGCCATCCCTGGTTCCAGCCGCCCGAAGGAGGTGAACCGATCCGCTGCCACAACCGACGCACCCTCACCCTCGTCAACCACGCCGCCGCCTAA
- a CDS encoding DUF779 domain-containing protein: MSTSTTPERVVATDSAVELLTKLSELHGGLMIHQSGGCCDGSAPMCYPVGEYRIGQRDVMIGEIGLPDPLPVVRIWIGGDQYELWKHTQLILDVVPGRGAGFSLEAPEGVRFLSRSRVFSDEENAVLDANPPQTGGDLV; encoded by the coding sequence ATGTCTACCTCAACCACCCCGGAGCGCGTGGTTGCCACGGATTCCGCCGTGGAGCTCCTGACTAAGTTGTCGGAGCTCCACGGCGGCCTCATGATCCATCAGTCCGGTGGCTGCTGCGACGGGTCGGCGCCGATGTGCTATCCCGTCGGGGAGTACCGGATTGGGCAACGCGACGTCATGATCGGCGAGATCGGATTGCCCGACCCCCTGCCGGTTGTACGGATCTGGATCGGCGGCGACCAGTACGAACTCTGGAAGCACACACAGTTGATCCTCGACGTGGTCCCCGGACGTGGTGCCGGCTTCTCACTCGAGGCTCCCGAAGGAGTGCGGTTCCTCTCCCGGTCCCGGGTTTTCAGCGACGAGGAGAATGCCGTGCTCGACGCGAACCCGCCACAGACCGGCGGTGACCTGGTCTAG